The Desulfotignum phosphitoxidans DSM 13687 DNA window TAAATGCCATTTGCCAGTTCTATGGGTGTGAACATAATGCCTCCGTTTAATCCACTTTTTCAAAATATTCCTGTTCTGCTCCGCACAACGGGCATACCCAGGATTCGGGCAGATCTTCCCAAGCCGTGCCCG harbors:
- a CDS encoding rubredoxin encodes the protein MDKYECPCGYVYDPAEGDMDNGIDPGTAWEDLPESWVCPLCGAEQEYFEKVD